The proteins below are encoded in one region of Cololabis saira isolate AMF1-May2022 chromosome 13, fColSai1.1, whole genome shotgun sequence:
- the LOC133457723 gene encoding granzyme B-like, with protein MFILRNLSVLMLMLTLHGQVRAGKIIGGHVVVPHSRPYMALLEIKRHGNLDKHCGGFLVSEDFVMTAAHCHGKSWKSVKIYLGVHKVTTSYDNEVQILTVTKAFPHKRYHAAGFKNDIMLLKLASSAKLSNNVQLVPMANKTDGLVPKSCVVCGWGQTDRANARLSDTLMEVNVTLADNKLCGDESDYCSKGMHGPGPGDSGGPLVCEDGRVYGVVSASRTSSHSYVYKYTNIPENRDWIDNIMIHDE; from the exons ATGTTCATCCTCCGTAACCTGTCAGTGCTGATGCTCATGCTGACTCTTCATGGCCAAG TTCGTGCAGGAAAGATCATTGGAGGCCATGTGGTCGTGCCACATAGCAGACCATACATGGCCCTTTTGGAGATAAAAAGACATGGCAATCTGGACAAACACTGCGGGGGATTCCTCGTGAGTGAAGATTTTGTGATGACTGCCGCCCACTGCCATGGAAA GTCCTGGAAGTCTGTCAAGATTTATCTAGGAGTTCACAAAGTCACAACGTCTTATGATAATGAAGTACAGATTCTGACTGTGACTAAAGCATTTCCACACAAGAGATACCACGCAGCTGGGTTCAAAAATGACATTATGCTACTGAAG TTGGCCTCCAGTGCAAAGCTCAGCAACAATGTCCAACTTGTCCCCATGGCAAACAAGACCGATGGCCTCGTGCCAAAATCATGTGTGGTCTGTGGATGGGGACAAACCGACAGGGCTAATGCACGCTTGTCTGACACGCTCATGGAAGTCAACGTAACGCTGGCTGACAACAAACTCTGTGGAGATGAAAGCGACTACTGCTCCAAGGGAATGCATGGACCCGGTCCG GGAGACTCTGGTGGCCCGTTAGTCTGTGAAGATGGAAGGGTGTATGGAGTGGTATCTGCAAGTAGAACATCAAGTCATAGTTACGTCTATAAATATACCAACATACCTGAGAACAGAGACTGGATCGACAACATCATGATCCATGATGAATAG